A stretch of DNA from Methanoplanus endosymbiosus:
TATACCTGAACCACCAATGCATTTCTGCCACGTTATGTTTGTCACTGCTTCGTCTATCCTGACGATATCCTCACCGGAAACCGGCAGAACAAAAAGAAACAAAATTACCAGGATTAAGAATACAGACTTAAACCCAAAACCAAAAAATCTCATACCTTAAGGTGAAGTTAGCCATATATATATCTATCGCCTGTGATATGCAAACAACAGTCTGAAAGGCACTGTCTGAAAAATCAGTGACGAATAATTATGATGACAATAATAATAAATATTATGCAAAAATTAGTTTTCCAGACGATCTAAGCTCAAATTGTCCGTTTAAGAGATCACATCACTGAAAAATACGACTGTGCCATCCGGAATAACTAATTTCAATAAATTATATAAAACTTATGCCAGCCGGATTTTTAAATTCCTGACAATCAGGGGTATTCCGGTGTTTTCAGGATTTTTTCGGAATACCACCTATTTTACAGCAGTCAGCAGTCAGCAGTCAGCAGTCATCAGTTATCAGTCATCAGTTATCAGTCATCAGTTATCAGTCATCAGTTATCAGTCATCAGTTATCAGTCATCAGTTATCAGTCATCAGTTATCAGTCATCAGTTATCAGTTATCAGTCATCAGTTATCAGTCATCAGTCATCAGTCATCAGTCATCAGTTATCAGTTATCAGTCATCAGTTATCAGTCATCAGTCATCAGTTATCAGTCATCAGTTATCAGTTATCAGTCATTTCTGATTCTTCTTCCTCAGTACAAAATAAATACCAAAGAGAATAACAGCCAGTATAAGAGCATCCACCACAGGATTTGTAATTAATTCTCCAATGCCGGATTTCTGTACCGCAATTAACTCCACCTTCAGTTCATCAGAGAGGCAGAGATTATCATATTCATCCCGGTATTTTATCTCGGAATTTAAGGCATAGGGCTTTAAAATTGCCTTTCCGTCAAGAGAAAGTTTATATTCGGCAGTGACCGTCTCTCCGGGTGAGATGTCACCAAGAATTACTGAATCGGTCACTGCTGTAAACGGACTTTTCGCAGTAATTCTTGAATTTGCACCATATGCAGTTGCATCTCCGGTATTTCTGTACTCAACACAGACACTTCCGGTATCTCCCGGAGAGAATGTAATTTCTTCAGATAAAACCTCAAATTTCGGCCCTTTGCCAACCGGAATCCCGATTACTGCCACCTCAGACTGTGCTGAATTACCAAATTCGTCAGTATATATTACAATAAACTCAGCCGGATATATGCCGCTCTCCACATCACCGGAAACAATCGCCTTAAACCTCGCACTGCCTGCATCTCCTGAAGCTATATCACCAAGATATACACTGCCTTCCTCAACTGTTACCGGAGCATAGGGAGACAGAATGATCTCTGCTTCGGCATCCTTTCCAAAGGCATAACCGGAATTGATAAAACCGACATTTATGTAACCCTCCTTTCCGGAATTCAGATTTTCCGTTGTGACATTCAGTTCCTCCGGAATAAATTTCCCCTTTATCTTCACCGGAATTTCAGTCTCCTGAATAGAATTTCTGAAATCGTACCTCAACTCCCCGGACTCATCAAAATAACTGGAAAAAACATACCTGGATTCAGTCATCAGGACCAGATTATAACTGCCTGCCTCCGCCCCATCATTAACATAAATGCTGTATGTAACAGTAAGGCTCTCACCCTGCCCGATATTGCCAACCATATAACTGTCACTCTTTACAATTACAGGTGCATCTCCGGACGTTAACGCTGCATCAGTGCCAAGTGCATCTGCCGGATCAATCTCCATCATTGGATAATCAAGGGCAAGAAGCTCCTCGGTATCAACAGCCATATTCTCAATCAGAACAGTCACAGAGTATGTATTTCCGGGGAAGAACTCATACGATCCTTCAATTGTCGCAGTAAGCTGTGGTTCACTCCAGATAAATTTCTCTCCCGCACCGGATACAGGCATAGCCAGCATGCAGATCACCAGAATGGCAGCAATAAGACAACCGGTCAGGGAAGGTCTCAGATTGCCTGAAAACCGAGTATGGGGCAGAATGGGTGTGACATTCTCTTTTCTCTTCCGGAATGATAAATTTATAATATCAAATATTATCATAATCTCTTCCAGTCAGTTATTTACCGTTCTTCTTTTTTGAATAGAACCATGCACCCACTCCGAGAAGGATGACAAGCACCAGAAATCCGGCAATTAACATCATACTGTCTGACTTCTTATCAACAGTCACTAAAACTTTAACAGTATCTGAGACATAATTATTGTTTTCAGCGTCATTATAGCGGACTTCAGAGTCAAGTGCATATTCCTTTGCAGTTGCATCGGCAGATACTTTTACCTTATAGACACCCTGCACCGAATCTCCGGGTTTTAAATCACCAAGATAGACATTTGAGTCATCGCTGGAGAAGGGATCAACCACGCTAATTCTCCCCTCTGCCTGATATGCAGTGGAATCGCCGGTATTTTTGTATGTGACATATATTAATGCATCTTCACCGGAACTGACCACAGTCGGATCTCCGGTTGACTTAAACCGGATCTTTCCTTTAAATCCAATTCCGACAGATACAGGGGCGGTCTTCTCTATCTGGTCCTCATAATTATTATATGTTGCATAGACCTGCATCGGATAGACCTGAGTCGGGTCAGCATCCTTTGAGACTGAGACTTTAAACCTGACACTGACTGAATCTCCGGAGTTCATATCACCGACATATACACTGTCCTCCACCGGAGTAACAGGGCTTTTTCCTACCGGCTGAATGAATACCGCGGTCTCTGTACCATCATCAGAGCCGTCATTTTTAATCTCCATTGTGACGTAACCCTCACCTCCGGCATAAAGCTCCTCAGAACGTACACTCTTAATGCTGAGGTGAAGTGACGGTTTGATGACTATCCTCACCGGAATTTCCTCAGATACTTTTTTGAAGGTATATGATATCTCATCCGTTCCTGACTGATCAGCATTGTACATATAATCATAATCGACCTTCAGGAGAAGCTCATAATCTCCTTCCTTTGCATCCTGCGGAATATTGATCTCAAATTCTGCCGGTTTGTAATAGCCGGAAGGAATATCCCCTAATATCTGCGGATCAGATTTTACAGTCAGAGGAGAATTCCCGGAGATTAAAGTTGCCTTAACAGCTTTTGCTGTTGTCGGGCTGTAATCCGGAGTAATGTCCGTTGCCTTGACAAATTTCATATCTATAAGGCCGCGGTTCTCAACGAGAATTACAATGCTCCCATCAAGTCCCGGAGCCAGCTCATTTGTCCCCTGGACTGCCGCAGACAGTTCAGGCCCGTTGGAATAGAATTTATCACCGGCTGATACAGGGATTATAACTGCTGCAAATACAAGAAATACAACAAAGAGATATAAAGATATTTTTTTCATTGTTATCACTGGTTATTCAGGATATGCGTTCAGATAATATAAGTGCTATTGGATTGTTCTTTCTATTCAGTCTGAAAACGGGATATTGAATTTTATCTTTTGCTTTTGATTTTTAAATATATCTCCCTATGATTTTTCCGGGTTACTGTTCCCGTAACTCTTCCCGTAACTCTTCCCGTAACTCTTCACGTAACTCTTCCCGGACTGGGGAAACGGCTGATTTTTCCGGAGCACTTAAGGTTTTGGAGAGGCCGTATTCCAGTGCACCATCAACCGGGCAGACATCAAGACACCTGCCGCAGAGATAACATTCATCCTTTGCAGCATCCCTTCCTGCCACACCGGCAGGACAGATTCTTTCACATTTCCCGCAGTTAATGCAGGAGTCAGTCCTTTGGATTTTATTCCTGCTGAATATGCCAAACAATGAAAATATCAGACCATAAGGGCATACAAACCTGCAAAATGGCCTGTATATAAACAGGGAAATTATCAGAAAAGCTGAAAATATGTAAAATCCAACTGAAGAAAAGATAAGCCCGAAGAAATATGAAGTGCCGGTATATTCAGATATGCCCAGTGATAAAATACCTCCGGCAATGAACACAATAAAAACAAATAACCGGACAACCTTTGGGAAATTATTATTCCGGATATTAATCTTATTAACCGGAATTTTGGATAACAACTCCTGCAATGCCCCTACAGGGCAGATGTGCCCGCAAAATACCCTGCCTGATATAAGAACAGTTGCAGAAATAAATACCAGCGATATAAAACCAAGTGTAACTATATTAACCGAGAGGAGATTTTTCACCTGTGATGAAAATCCGTCAGGTGCAAGCGGGGCAACAAATAAAAAGCCGACAAGCACTGTAAGCATTAAAAACGGAATGCTGACATTACGGGACATTTTCTCTTTTTTATGAAGATATGAAGCAATAACGGTTCCAACAGCAAGATATACCATCCCAAAATAGAGATCAATAATATCAGCTGTCTTTTCAGGAATACCTGCAATTTCGGGGTGGTTTAATAAAAGATATAATACTGCAAAAGGTGGCAGAATATATCCAATTCTAAGAAGAATAAGCTTATTCTCAGTTACGTCCTTATTGTTCATCTTCAGATATATCAGATAAAATATTGCAGACATTGCAATTGCAATAAGAATAAATGACGCAATGTCAGCCGGATTTATCCCCGAAATTGTATCATTCACCCCGGAAACAGAATCTACAGTATCTCCGCCACCCCTTATTCTCATTCTTCCGCCATCTGAAAGACTTTCACTGACAGAAGTGCCGTTGCTGACATTATTGACCGTGCCGGGTACATCAGAATCAGCAGTGCCGGCTAATGATGATGCCTGCGATTCAGCTTCAATATCGGCAGATGTATAATCACAGAGGGAATTGCCGTCTGCATCA
This window harbors:
- a CDS encoding COG1361 S-layer family protein; the protein is MIIFDIINLSFRKRKENVTPILPHTRFSGNLRPSLTGCLIAAILVICMLAMPVSGAGEKFIWSEPQLTATIEGSYEFFPGNTYSVTVLIENMAVDTEELLALDYPMMEIDPADALGTDAALTSGDAPVIVKSDSYMVGNIGQGESLTVTYSIYVNDGAEAGSYNLVLMTESRYVFSSYFDESGELRYDFRNSIQETEIPVKIKGKFIPEELNVTTENLNSGKEGYINVGFINSGYAFGKDAEAEIILSPYAPVTVEEGSVYLGDIASGDAGSARFKAIVSGDVESGIYPAEFIVIYTDEFGNSAQSEVAVIGIPVGKGPKFEVLSEEITFSPGDTGSVCVEYRNTGDATAYGANSRITAKSPFTAVTDSVILGDISPGETVTAEYKLSLDGKAILKPYALNSEIKYRDEYDNLCLSDELKVELIAVQKSGIGELITNPVVDALILAVILFGIYFVLRKKNQK
- a CDS encoding COG1361 S-layer family protein, which gives rise to MKKISLYLFVVFLVFAAVIIPVSAGDKFYSNGPELSAAVQGTNELAPGLDGSIVILVENRGLIDMKFVKATDITPDYSPTTAKAVKATLISGNSPLTVKSDPQILGDIPSGYYKPAEFEINIPQDAKEGDYELLLKVDYDYMYNADQSGTDEISYTFKKVSEEIPVRIVIKPSLHLSIKSVRSEELYAGGEGYVTMEIKNDGSDDGTETAVFIQPVGKSPVTPVEDSVYVGDMNSGDSVSVRFKVSVSKDADPTQVYPMQVYATYNNYEDQIEKTAPVSVGIGFKGKIRFKSTGDPTVVSSGEDALIYVTYKNTGDSTAYQAEGRISVVDPFSSDDSNVYLGDLKPGDSVQGVYKVKVSADATAKEYALDSEVRYNDAENNNYVSDTVKVLVTVDKKSDSMMLIAGFLVLVILLGVGAWFYSKKKNGK
- a CDS encoding 4Fe-4S binding protein, translated to MDIRKNLRKIISGGFGVTALATQPACAAVCPRGRSECPFPGRCSLYIDADGNSLCDYTSADIEAESQASSLAGTADSDVPGTVNNVSNGTSVSESLSDGGRMRIRGGGDTVDSVSGVNDTISGINPADIASFILIAIAMSAIFYLIYLKMNNKDVTENKLILLRIGYILPPFAVLYLLLNHPEIAGIPEKTADIIDLYFGMVYLAVGTVIASYLHKKEKMSRNVSIPFLMLTVLVGFLFVAPLAPDGFSSQVKNLLSVNIVTLGFISLVFISATVLISGRVFCGHICPVGALQELLSKIPVNKINIRNNNFPKVVRLFVFIVFIAGGILSLGISEYTGTSYFFGLIFSSVGFYIFSAFLIISLFIYRPFCRFVCPYGLIFSLFGIFSRNKIQRTDSCINCGKCERICPAGVAGRDAAKDECYLCGRCLDVCPVDGALEYGLSKTLSAPEKSAVSPVREELREELREELREELREQ